GAAACCGAAACAAATATGTGAATGTTTCAAAATTATTGAATAGCCAGGAGTTCCTGTTGAAGTTGGTGACAAGTGCAGGCTGCTTGACATCTGTGAATTGTAAATTGATTTATGTAGGTATCTAACTGTAGGCATCCATTTTTGTATGTTTGTAATAGCACTGTTAgatttctgttgttgttgttgttgaagtgggggagaagggagggttcCTTAACGGAGAATCTTCGAACAGGTAATAGTAAATAATGATCTTTCTGCATCTGAAGTTTTCTGAGTCTGTGTCTATATCAAGTTGAAATTCCTCTTACCCAAATAAGCATATTACAATTGAGATAAAATATGACACAGAAATCAAAAAGTTTTCTTTCTTACAGCAATGTGTTGTGCAATAACTGATGATTTAAAATTCTTTTTGTATTTTCTAAAAACATTGTTTAGGTTTCTCAGGACCATGAAACTATGGCGCAAGTTCTTTTCAGTAGAAATTTGAGGCTGAATGTAGCTTTAactttctggagaaggagaagtATAAGTGAACTGGTAGCCTACTTACTGAGGTAAAACAAATGGGTTTTCTTTAAAACcttatttttaaattcctttccaaAGGTAATAGCAGTCCCAAACCTGCCACAGAACTGTAGCCTTTCCTtaatttgtgtttttttgtttttgtttttttaccataATTTCTGagtgtttttaatttaaagtaaTTCTACTGGATTTAAGTGGTGTAACATATAATCAACTAATATtctattcttcctaatatctctAGGATACAGGATCTTGGAGTAATAGTAGATTGCCTTCCTGTGCTTACCAGCAGGTAAGAAAAAATGTTCAGGATGGAGGGAGTTTGAGTGGGATTCAGAATTAATATGTTAAAAATTCATATAATTTGACATGTTCATTTTTTAGTTTACAGGAAGAAAAGCCATATATATCAGTTGGTTGCTGTGTAGATCTATTGACTTTAGTAAAACTGCTGCTTAAAAGCAAATATGAAGAGTAAGTATCAAAATGAGTGGTCATATTAAAAAATATGGAGCTTAAAAGTAAATGATTCCAAAGACTTCCCTAACACCATTCATGCAATGAAGTGCTACTGCACTGTATCCATTGTGCACCCACCCAatgcaccccctccaccccagcacaAAACTCTACATTGTAGCAGATGTTAGCTTTCTGCATGGAAACAGTAGGGAAACTAACTTGCAAAAGAGCTTCATGTGTAAATCCCTACCCTGATCCCcatccctccctgttcctttcctTCCCACCCTCACCTTTTGTGCAAAAGCCACATTGTTTCTTCTGCCAAGGGCTCCTCTGCagtcaaggaggaaggagctagCTGGTTTTGTCCTTGTACCACGACTCATTTGCAGTCAGCATTAAAATTGTGAAGACCACCACTACCATCATGAGTCCAGGTTATAAAATTTAAGGAAAGTAATTCTCTAATGCAAAATATCTTAAGGAATTCTTTGTTACGTGAGCTCTAATGTAtggttttaaaatggaaaatagcaGTTTGAGGGTATACAGTCATTCTTCATGGATTTCctattgtctctttttttttttttaactgagcatTTACCTACATAGAGAGAGGAACCTTTTTATCTTTGAGCTATAGTGTTAGTGGATATTGTATCAAACTATCAAAATGAGAGATTATTCATATCTAAATATGTTGTTACAGATATGTGCTAGTTGGTTTAAATTGGCTCCAAGCTGTCATTAAAAGGTGGTGGTCAGAACTATCTGCACACATGGGAAAGGTAGAGGATGGGTGAGTATAATAGTGTGAATACTGTAACTCATTTGTGTGGCTGCGTAGCCAATTTCAAGCAACTTTTGAATTTACCTACGCTACTTTCTAGCCCTTCTAATAAGAcggattaaaaaaaactaggaaaCATGGTAACTTGAAATGCACACAGCCAAAAAGTGTTTTACTTCTGTTGTAGTGTTTTATGTATTAACTACTTtgaaactttcttttaaaaattgctCCATTTTTAAGGAGTAAATGGTGTTCTTTCAAAGCagaaaattctgttttaaaagcTTTCTCAATAATTTTGTATTGAaattttaataaaagcaaaagTCATGTCATAATGAATACTGCAAAAACTGCTGAATCTATTTGAACGGGAAGTTAAGAACTGAGCCCTGCACTCTATTTGAAATTGCAGTCCTTCAAAAGCCATATCTACTGTTAAACTGTTTTTGAAGATTGGCATTCAGATAAGTAACATACATCATAGCATACTTGTTTCTGAAGTTATAATTGTATGCATTTTATTCCAGAAATATTCAGATTTTAAAAGAGCAATTATGTGGACTATGGAAACAAGAAAATCATCTTACCCTGGTTCCAGGATATACTGGTAGTATAGCTAAGGTAATCTGTATGCATTGGTTATAGATGGTCATTGAAACTCTTGATATCAATTACATGAATATTTATTACACACATTTTGGAGGATGTGGGATTTTCAGTTCTGGAAATTTGTATTAATGGTCAAGTAAATTGGAAGAGCGATCTGAAACATCTGAGTTGTCCACCTTTTTAATATGCAATTTGTTAGCTGTCCTGTGGCATtcatggtttgttttgtttttcctctcccCCTTTCCTTTTGTAATGTATCAAACTTCAGCAGAATAAGAATGTATTTTTCTAGTAATAGTATAGTTCTTGGATACTGTGTGGCTGGTATAAAAAGGTCAATGGATAGGTAGAGAGAATGCAAGAGCACAAAGATTCTTTAAAAACTGACATGTAAAATAACTGGTGTATGCCTGTAATCATAGCTCAACATGGAATTCATCTATCATAGAATTCCATTCCAAGAtgtcagctttcattaaaaaataaaacaaactggtTCTTCTTGCCAAGATAATGTGAGTGGAACATAAATCAGCATACTGTCTTAGTCTACATATAGCATAAAGAAAATGGTTCTGGAGTGTTGCCTAATTCACTGTATCTCATTTGCAGCCTTGTGAAGCCTCACAGTTCCATGGTTGTGAGATTTGCTGTTTTGCTGCATGCAAACACCTGAATCTTGTTTTGTTTCCCTGTCCTACTGGGACTTGCTTGCAGCTGTTTTTGAACTCTAGCTTTCCCCACAAGGAGATATACAGTGTTGCATCCAGATAGCAGGGGATCAAGGAATCAGAACCAGAGTCTAGCTTATAACCATAGAGTAACTTGGGCCAGAAATTTTAGACTGCTGCACTGGACTACCTGAAGAGCAGCACAACAGCTAAAGCCTAGGGAAATGAGCTGTTGAAACTGGCTACAAATCTCCCTTGTGCATCTGGAGAAATAGAGGTTCCAGTCAAGGCCATACAAACAACAGTGTGGAGCAGCAGGCATGGGGGATCTATGTCTGTAGATCATAGCAGGAGGGGAAAACCTCATCTGCAAACAAAACTCATTTTGAAAATAACTGAGCACTTTTACATCTTGGGTACTTTCAACTGTGTGCTACAAAGaaatggagggagggaggttgtttttttctacttctttccccttccctccctacctcCCCTCAGCACAAGAATCATGTCTGCAGGAAGCAGTCTTGAACTggggaaaagggtttttttcagaTCTTACTTTCTAATGTGCTCTGAAACAATTGCATACAGTAGGATATATATGGTATTCTCCATTTTggtgttttttaaattaataccAGTCTTTATTCTCCTAGGATGTAGATGCTTATTTATTACAACTACACTGAGATGTTTGGAGAATGAGGTGTGCATATTTGGCTAAATAATCCCGTAGAATATCTCTGGAATTTGTATCGTTTCCAAAAGACTTCTCTTCTGAGAACTGTTGACAGAAGAGGACTGGATCTTCAAAACCGTTTAATGAAACCACTAACAAAATCCTAACAATCTACTTCACATTGAAGTGGAAAAATGTGTAATAGGAGCAACTTTTACTTCAGTGAGGTGAAAGTGCACTATGAAGACTGTATGCCTTTGCTGCATTTGGGATTTGTCCAGTTACTCAGTAAAGTTGTTTAAGTGCTACTGTATTTTACTACAGTATTGCATAAAAGAATATAAATTGTACCATCATGAAGACAACTATAGAACCAGTTATAAGGAACCAACAAAACCGATCACCATAATGGCTTTTTATCTGTTTCAAAGAGAGAGATGTGCTACTATTTTCAAGTTACATTGAGAAATGTTTATTTACTATCTTGttttaatcaaaatattaaaGATGTTTTTGTTTGCACTATTGAGAAAATGTATACAACAAGATGCCTTAATTACTactagtgtttttaaaaaatgcttgagGTATTGAAATACAAATCTATTATAATCAACAGATAAAGACGTATTGAACACTGCTATAAAAATCGGGGTTTTGCATCATGCGGAACTCAATTTGTGAAACTTTTTGCACATTGACTAAGTGGATGTTTCCGCCTGTCTGATGTTAAGAAACTTATCTCATATGTGACATAACTAAAAATATATGAATTTAAGCCTATACAAATGCTTATTGCAAACTTCTGCAGATGGGTGTATAAATTCACCAaacacttttttttgtgtgtcGATTTCTAATATGATAATCTCCAGTTCTGTATCATTTAAATTATGTGCAGCTAAGTAAATATACtaaatttatgtattttttttctttttaagctcAGAAATTTACCTTTTTATTTCTAGAACAACTTCTTCCACACTGCTTTTTATTACAGATATTTATATCTACTACTTTAGAAATGTTTACAACCAGAATAAGCCGTATTTTTCAGATATAACAACATCTTATCTGCTACCTCCAGTTTAAAAAAGTTGATACTAGTTTTTTCAAAACTAGTTATGTTTTCCTGATTTTTAATTTTGGCAGATTTATGCTACCTTTAAATCCAAAGGGAACCACAGTGAAAACAAAATCAGAACAGTTCATAGCTGTCTTGTCTTACTGATGTGATTTTTAGTTTGACTGTTACAGCTCACCTGCTGTGGAAAAAGTCTGGGTTTTTTAAGGCCAACAGCTGTCTTTATTTTGTAACCAATGAAAATGCTTTTCCAGATAAAAATTCTATGAAGTGCCAGCTGTGCACTTAACAAACTGAAAGATGGAACGAACATGCACCCACCAAGCAATTGTATCAGTTCAAAACCAAGATGATTATAGAACTTTTTTCACACTTAAGTTTAACTATTATAGTTATTTGTAGCTTCATATACATTCTACTCCACCTCTTCACAGGAAAAAGATTTCTTGCCTTCTCTTTATATATAGGGGCATCTCTGAAACGTCTATATTGTAAATTCACTATGCGGGGAATCTAAGTTTCCTTGAGTTTACATGTCATGAATGCTAACTTCTAAGGGTTAACTAGGAAAAAAATATCTTCAGAATTTGGTGCTTACATTTTGTATAGTTGACTATGCCCTACTTTGTGAAAGAGAATGAACATCTCAATAATGCCATCTGTCTAAAGAATAAGAAACTTGATAGTTTCCAAAGCTGTTATTGTTTCAAGACAATCTTTCAGGATATTAAACTGGGTACTTCAGATAATTTGGAAGTTTTATGTTTTCCTATCACCATCCTACAATCTTGTCTGTATGAGAGAAATCATTTCAAGAGTTCAAcctagctgggtttttttttcacctgCTAGCTTTTGTAATTTTAGATGACCTTTTTAGTTCTTTTTAGCTACAGTAAACTTTAATCAAACTTTACCTTCTAATGAAGGAGAACTAAGGATGggtatttgacttttttttttttttttgaagatgtCTCCCTGGTAATGCACTAAGAGTTTGAAATGGAATTTCTTCTTTCCAGTATAGTAAATGGATTTGTGGAACCAGTACCATAAAGGAAATTTAAAGCAAAGATGTTTCTGTACTGTATAGTGATCCTCCATGATACAGAAAGATGGCCTTctaaatttcttttcttttgaatttaACTTGTGATTACTAGATCtttaaaaaaggcttttaaaaggTACAGAAAGGTAAAGAAGAAGGAAAGCCATCTTTGTGTTGATTTTTCGGTGGAGGGAAACAAATTTCATgtcgatttaaaaaaaaaaaaaaaaaaaaaaaaaaaaaatggaaggtggCCTGAGGCTGAATGAAATAACTACTGCAATTTCAAGTGGAATACATCTCTTTAATCCAGTGTGCCAAATACATTATGGTCTAGAAGCAAAAGTAAAGCTGACTTGTAAATAATATGGATCTTTCCCACCAAAAAATTCTATTTTAGCAAGGCTTAATAAGAATACAGTATTAAAAATGTTGTCTAGCATGTGTGCCTTATTTGAATGGGCTTATCTCCTAATTTGTACTTATTTTAGGCAGCTACCAAACTATGTATGAGATGtaaaatctcttcagcctctgcaagagaaggccgagaggcgATGTTGTGACTGCCTACGAGCTCATCGGGatgtcagcagggaataggggacactgttTACCCGGGCGCCCCTCGgagttaccagaaataatggccacaaactgaagaagagtagatttagattggacataagcaAGACATTCTTTATAGTAAGggctgccaaaatatggaatgagcttccaagggaggtggtgctttccctaATGTCTCTCTCTCAGATCCATAAATAAttcattggggggggaggggcgttattttgttttaaaaacaacctTTTGCCTATACCTGTACTGCCACTTGTTCATCAACTGAATGGCTTCCGTCAATGCTgacaatttctttttttcctcatacAATATTTTAATCAGATCATAGTTACTAAATGCAGATGGAAGGCAATATTGAACATACCTCTGTTAAACTTCTGACCCAACAGAAAGTTAACTTTCAATATAAACTACATTGAGGGGAGAGAAATTTGGAAAGCAATGAATTCAGTTTTAAACTTGAAGgcttatttttgtttgctttcttgtGATATTGAAGCATGTATCTACTTGAGGATGGAGGCTGCTACACAGCAGTGTTCTTTATTACACCACTGAAGATGAAATTCTTGTCTTTTGAAAACTACAAGATGCTG
This genomic window from Alligator mississippiensis isolate rAllMis1 chromosome 2, rAllMis1, whole genome shotgun sequence contains:
- the KATNBL1 gene encoding KATNB1-like protein 1 isoform X2, giving the protein MASEAHNDRKQNLLHIKGCPIDLPRKRISYSPNKNMKKMPVNITAIASEQSKKSSKQLASYTNRTTVGQTLASPCSLFKVVYCKRKVQHYSPKPCYRKNQFPKVRSCEMANKENELACAGNLPAKLHNDSRTLLLNPSDSGTSQTEGPSSKYSGFFSEVSQDHETMAQVLFSRNLRLNVALTFWRRRSISELVAYLLRIQDLGVIVDCLPVLTSSLQEEKPYISVGCCVDLLTLVKLLLKSKYEEYVLVGLNWLQAVIKRWWSELSAHMGKVEDGNIQILKEQLCGLWKQENHLTLVPGYTGSIAKDVDAYLLQLH
- the KATNBL1 gene encoding KATNB1-like protein 1 isoform X3; translation: MASEAHNDRKQNLLHIKGCPIDLPRKRISYSPNKNMKKSKKSSKQLASYTNRTTVGQTLASPCSLFKVVYCKRKVQHYSPKPCYRKNQFPKVRSCEMANKENELACAGNLPAKLHNDSRTLLLNPSDSGTSQTEGPSSKYSGFFSEVSQDHETMAQVLFSRNLRLNVALTFWRRRSISELVAYLLRIQDLGVIVDCLPVLTSSLQEEKPYISVGCCVDLLTLVKLLLKSKYEEYVLVGLNWLQAVIKRWWSELSAHMGKVEDGNIQILKEQLCGLWKQENHLTLVPGYTGSIAKDVDAYLLQLH